From a single Erpetoichthys calabaricus chromosome 1, fErpCal1.3, whole genome shotgun sequence genomic region:
- the LOC114667412 gene encoding tigger transposable element-derived protein 1-like, with protein MAPKRSATASGAMPKRQRKMLTIAEKVNVLDMLKKGSSYAAVGRHYGLNESTVRYIKKEEKNIRSTAAVSFNQGAKRVVSGRNKVVVHMESALGLWIEDCQKKNIPLVTNIIREKAKQLHDRFADALDNTQPGTSVESPGRKSEFTASKGWFEKFKKRFNLASMSLHGEAASADKAAAEKYVADTFKVIIEEGRYWPEQVFNMDETALFWKRMPSRTFITKEEAKAPGFKAHKDRITLVVCGNAAGFMIKPGLIYKSKNPWALRNKNKNLLPVYWMHNPKACITKPLTLDWFHQCFIPEVKIYLAEKGLEFKVLLLLDNAVGHPLDLSYQGVKIEFLPPNTTSLIQPMDQGIIRTFKALYTRNTLQHMVEAMDTDDDISLKEHWQKYMITSCMVNVQKALNDMEKETVHACWKKLWPEVVHDYKGFSAEETRHSAVDKAVRLAKLLGGEGFDDMTCDDINELLEAHSETLSDEDLAEMTKSANEEDEQEDPAQEEDAGVTLEHLTTILQVAKDLQTLVEEWDPQMIRSLQFRNALDSAMEVYKNLHTQMKKQCQQLPVTMFLTRKTLSNMPSVEEETPGDNGGATQLPEEDPLEEL; from the coding sequence atggctccaaaacgatctgctactgcttcaggggccatgcccaagcgccaacggaagatgctaacaattgccGAAAAAgtaaacgttttggatatgttgaagaaaGGGAGCAGCtacgccgctgtaggacgccattacggcctcaatgagtccacggttcgttatattaaaaaggaagaaaagaatataagatctacggccgcagtttcctttaaccagggtgcaaaacgagttgtaagtggacgcaACAAGGTGGTAGTCCatatggaatctgctttagggctttggattgaagactgccagaagaagaacatccccttggtcACCAATATCATCCGAGAGAAGGCCAAGCAACTTCATGATAGGTTTGCAGATGCTCTAGACAACACTCAACCTGGAACTTCTGTTGAATCCCCCGGCAGGAAAAGTGAATTTACTGCCAGCAAGGGCTGGtttgaaaaattcaagaaaaggTTCAACTTGGCCAGCATGAGCCTGCATGGAGAGGCTGCCTCTGCAGACAAAGCCGCAGCCGAGAAATATGTCGCCGACACGTTCAAGGTGATCATTGAGGAAGGCAGATATTGGCCTGAACAAGTGTTTAATATGGATGAGACGGCCCTATTTTGGAAGCGGATGCCATCTCGTACTTTTATCACAAAGGAAGAGGCAAAAGCTCCGGGGTTTAAGGCTCACAAAGATCGCATAACACTGGTCGTGTGCGGCAATGCTGCGGGCTTTATGATAAAGCCTGGGCTCATTTATAAGTCCAAAAACCCCTGGGCCCtgagaaacaagaataaaaacctgctgcctgtGTACTGGATGCACAACCCGAAGGCCTGTATTACGAAACCCCTGACGCTGGATTGGTTTCACCAATGTTTCATCCCGGAGGTAAAGATCTATCTGGCAGAGAAAGGGCTGGAGTTCAAAGTTCTTTTACTTCTGGACAATGCTGTAGGTCATCCCTTGGATCTGTCCTACCAAGGCGTAAAAATAGAGTTCTTGCCGCCAAATACGACGTCACTGATTCAGCCAATGGATCAAGGAATTATCCGGACTTTCAAGGCGTTGTACACCAGGAATACCCTGCAACACATGGTCGAGGCAATGGACACGGACGACGACATTTCCCTGAAGGAGCACTGGCAGAAGTACATGATCACATCGTGTATGGTGAACGTGCAGAAGGCCCTTAACGATATGGAGAAAGAGACGGTTCATGCCTGCTGGAAGAAATTGTGGCCAGAAGTCGTGCACGACTATAAGGGCTTTTCTGCAGAAGAAACTCGTCACTCGGCGGTTGACAAGGCAGTCAGGCTGGCAAAACTGCTAGGAGGAGAAGGATTTGATGACATGACCTGTGATGACATCAATGAGCTGCTCGAAGCCCACTCCGAGACGCTGAGCGACGAAGATTTGGCCGAGATGACCAAGTCAGCGAACGAGGAAGATGAACAAGAGGACCCAGCACAGGAAGAAGATGCCGGCGTAACTCTCGAGCATCTCACGACCATTCTACAagtggcaaaagatctccagacattggttgaagaatgggacccccaaatgattcgttctttgcaatttagaAATGCTCTTGACAGCGCCATGGAAGTGTATAAAAACCTccatacacaaatgaaaaagcagtgcCAGCAACTGCCCGTCACAATGTTCCTTACTCGCAAAACGCTGTCTAAtatgccttcagtggaagaagaaacTCCAGGtgacaacggcggtgctacacagttgcctgaagaggatcctttagaagagctgtga